One genomic window of Cricetulus griseus strain 17A/GY chromosome 3, alternate assembly CriGri-PICRH-1.0, whole genome shotgun sequence includes the following:
- the Ppp1r3c gene encoding protein phosphatase 1 regulatory subunit 3C isoform X2: MSCTRMIHVLDPRPLTSSVMPMDVAMRICLAHSPPLKSFLGPYSDFQRRNFVNKLKPLKPCLNVKQEAKSQNEWKPTNDQAKKRVVFADSKGLSLTAIHVFSDFPEEPAWDLQFDLLDLNDISSSLKLHEEKNLVFDFPQPSSDYLSFRDRFQKNFVCLENCSLQERTVTGTVKVKNVSFEKEVRVRITFDSWKTYTDVDCVYMKNVYSSSDSDTFSFAIDLPCVIPTEEKIEFCISYHANGRVFWDNNEGQNYRIVHVQWKPDGVQTQMTPQDCAFQQVAPKTELEPPVFGSPRLASGLFPEWQSWGRLDNLASYR, encoded by the exons ATGAGCTGCACCAG aATGATCCATGTGCTGGATCCACGTCCTTTGACGAGTTCAGTCATGCCAATGGATGTGGCCATGAGAATTTGCTTGGCTCATTCACCACCCCTGAAGAGTTTCCTGGGTCCTTACAgtgactttcaaagaagaaattttgTGAATAAATTGAAGCCTTTGAAACCATGTCTCAATGTCAAGCAGGAAGCCAAATCCCAGAATGAATGGAAGCCCACAAATGACCAAGCCAAGAAGCGGGTTGTGTTTGCCGACTCCAAGGGGTTATCACTCACTGCTATCCACGTCTTCTCTGACTTCCCAGAAGAACCTGCGTGGGACCTGCAGTTCGATCTCTTGGACCTTAATGATATCTCCTCCAGCTTAAAACTTCATGAAGAGAAAAATTTGGTTTTCGATTTTCCCCAGCCTTCATCTGATTACTTAAGTTTCCGGGACCGTTTTCAGAAGAACTTTGTCTGCCTAGAGAACTGCTCTTTGCAAGAGCGGACAGTGACTGGGACAGTCAAAGTGAAAAATGTGAGCTTTGAGAAGGAGGTTCGGGTCCGAATCACCTTTGACTCCTGGAAAACCTACACAGATGTGGACTGTGTATACATGAAGAATGTTTACAGCAGCTCGGACAGCGACACCTTCTCCTTTGCCATCGACTTACCCTGTGTCATTCCCACTGAGGAGAAAATTGAATTTTGTATTTCTTACCATGCTAATGGGAGGGTCTTCTGGGACAACAATGAGGGTCAGAATTATAGAATTGTCCATGTACAATGGAAACCCGATGGGGTTCAGACACAGATGACACCCCAAGACTGTGCATTCCAACAGGTGGCGCCTAAGACTGAGTTAGAACCCCCAGTCTTTGGCAGTCCGAGGCTTGCTAGTGGCCTCTTCCCAGAGTGGCAGAGCTGGGGGAGATTGGATAACTTGGCCTCCTACCGATGA